In Candidatus Defluviibacterium haderslevense, the following are encoded in one genomic region:
- a CDS encoding M36 family metallopeptidase translates to MNLKMTKIKIFLTCIGFSIFTSFSLFAQTPLEDAQAYLKANSLKFGLNGDDISDIEVSASHVSSASGIKHIYYTQKFKGVSVYGTYSSQHYNSKGEFIHINNAFIPNLENGITNKIPAPQLSSIEAIEKVASALSLSIKSPLQIISNIGNEEQKAVISDGGISLENIPVKLIFFPRTNSLFTTDSKETKSPYVIDLAWEMYIYEANQNNYWYLIVDAFSGNILYKNNLVVSCGFDEANHAHHDHPQLNEESSETSRAFNVNVAGSSMMVGGYRVYPMPIESPGHGARSLINNPDNALASPYGWHDTNGAVGPEFTITRGNNTHAYEDGNNPGFSPDGLAALVFDFPINTTYMVGVDESEPAIITNLFYWTNIIHDVTYQYGFTEAAGNFQVNNYGRGGLGNDDCRAEAQDGSGTCNANFGTPPDGSRPTMQMYICGTRDGDIDNGVILHEYGHGISNRLTGGPSNVNCLNNAEQMGEGWSDWYAIVMTIEPGDMGPDRRPIGTWLFGQPPTGAGIRAFPYSTSLAIDPRTYNTIKTSAIPHGVGSVWCAMLWEVTWELINTYGYDANFYTGNGGNNRALRLITEAMKLQPCSPGFVDGRDAILLADRNIYNGANQCAIWRAFAKRGLGLSATQGSTNSVTDGTEAFDVPVACQAAPPTMVCFDYTGGMQTWVVPAGITSITIDAYGAAGATALNSVNVCGGSPDRGGLGGYAKGTLTVTPGETLNIFVGGAGQNSGAGAFNGGGAPCADPNTCSGGGGASDVRQGGSALANRRIVAGGGGGAEFSCGGQGGGAGGGLTGADALGGDCNPSGSDGKGGTQAAGGNGGVFGNCGFPALSGGNGSLGLGGNAPQGAGTQHAAGGGGGYYGGGGGATDGSAGGGSSYIGGVTSGSTTPGLRTGNGNICISFAAAPLTITCPAPVTVGCATSVPAPDINAPTKSGGCPPLVVTHRGDVITNQTCANRYTVTRTYRVTDACQATAECTQIITVNDITHPSIICPAAASVACASLVPAPDVNLVIAADLCGNVGIIKEFVSDVITNQTCANRYTITRTYRATDVCGNSGTCAQTITVNDQIAPVIACKNITVSIPLGGTLILAPTDMIVSASDNCGGAAGVTLSASQTSFTCADLGVKSITVRATDACGLMSTCIALVTVQDNILPVINCSKDYTVHLDPGECSRIINFALPDATDNCTPPPTVVQTGGLVSGSDFPRGVSCLTFRATDAGGNSVTCQYCITVLEYANPIRELVCNDEVQISLDQNCEATIGADMVLEGGPYGCYDDYIVQVRYWTTTGNGGLIDRNLTKPGIQINGNEIGRELKITIIDPETGNSCWGHATVEDKLAPLLTCPRDTCLPCSSATTPSITGVPTVIENCGGASVSYRDNETQGGCAAGYELIIVRTWTAEDASGNKSTCVQKITVSLGTLATVSVPRNYDNIEEPALNCNEKIDPNKNVGPHMSDFPECVDGYLLDSAYWRANPNQPNIYPNRRIPRVLGWNCIDNPNSPNYGHPSPDVVYYPAHRQWSQTNPLCWGPDTRVMWHGTGRPSGSNCANLAITFQDIIFDLATPNCNAGPIGCYKVLRQWTVLDWCTSQVGGHNQIIKVMDQEGPQVLYPDSTRVNMETWTCTGRWEVPKPWLLDNCSEELHYSVEVENGTVLGDEIAGFVVIDLPEGIQYGYIIAVDCCGNITKKRVVLNVLDRTPPQAVCRTRTVVSLNGNQEPGTNYARLYAKDLNEGSFDNCQPHVWFKTIRMAELLGTNSGSNSNNTVACAGLNGDDNLVLAGNQVYFDDYTQFCCADVGQKIMVVLRVFDVDPGAGPLTPVSMTNPNSVLFGRFSDCMVEVEVQDKSVPTVVAPPNMVVSCWYWFDINKATDPNDPTFGRVVTSLSNRAKVKTSDIVCHKFCERNQYTGYPGYVQTNQLPIPAPNLACNYYNQLFDTAHWDRKYELVWGFDGYAINACGTSATIVVNDLRECGQGQIQRIITATGPNNSRVNAIQTIWVVDCDPFFIDPLNCNDPRYSDIQWPNGVCNQNPIVIDGCGADISPENPQLGKPVVVNNADDNCALISIEKFDEIFTIEPDACFKVLRKWVVIDWCQYDPFIDPNFGRWEALQVIKVRDQDKPVVTCSVGPCEPAVLDPTLKVCVGHISLTATATDNCTPVDWLFWEYKIDAYNDGKGIHGGWDYRVGTLTQRQYNAGDTVEYSHNPFADDRHNPFNASGTYPIGIHKIRWNVEDGCGNTGVCETLFEIKDCKAPTPYCLTGVITVPMPSSGCVDIWAKDLDHGSYDNCTPKDKLKIYFDGDANKPSLTICCDDFVNAKVNDELIINVEMWVEDEEGNKDYCKTIIVVQDNDSICLNVGSFAKITGNIMTEGNEEARPVNVQLDRNARMMREMTGSPYSFGNLVVNDEYTIKPTRNDDHLNGVSTADIVKIQKHILGQTVITSPYKLIAADVNASGSITASDISEIRKLILGVSPSFAKVQSWTFVPSSYTFFDPTKPWTAPRSSIVIPTSPIEYKENFMAIKMGDVNGNAKAGLVGTAIRTTGTLNFVIEEGSVVEGQTYRMNVKSSDFANIAGYQFTMKYDNESLVYEGVERGSLNINESNIGTIRSGVITTSWNSNVGESYKSNEVLYSIVFKATRSGNISKMISITSDVTRAEAYDNLDQVKEVKLGVRTDKGIVETGVFELYQNEPNPFSKECVISYRLPEASSVKLTVYDVTGKVVRVYELAGQKGLNTYKITKSELNTSGVLYYQLDAADHTATKRMVVID, encoded by the coding sequence ATGAACTTGAAAATGACCAAAATTAAAATTTTTCTAACTTGTATCGGTTTCTCGATATTTACAAGTTTTAGCTTATTTGCCCAGACTCCTCTTGAAGATGCTCAAGCATATTTAAAAGCTAATTCCCTAAAATTTGGCTTAAACGGCGATGATATTTCAGACATTGAAGTTTCTGCCAGCCATGTAAGTAGTGCCTCAGGAATTAAGCACATTTATTATACCCAGAAATTCAAAGGGGTTAGTGTTTATGGCACTTATTCTTCTCAGCACTATAACTCCAAAGGTGAATTCATTCACATTAATAATGCTTTTATTCCAAATTTGGAAAATGGCATAACTAATAAAATTCCAGCACCCCAATTGTCAAGTATAGAAGCCATAGAAAAAGTTGCATCAGCTTTATCCTTGTCTATTAAATCTCCACTTCAGATTATTAGTAATATTGGAAATGAAGAGCAAAAAGCTGTTATCAGTGATGGTGGTATTTCCTTAGAAAATATCCCGGTAAAATTGATCTTTTTTCCAAGAACTAATAGTTTATTTACTACCGATAGTAAAGAAACTAAAAGTCCATATGTTATAGACCTTGCATGGGAAATGTATATCTACGAGGCTAATCAAAACAACTATTGGTACCTGATTGTGGATGCTTTTAGTGGTAATATTTTATACAAGAACAATTTAGTTGTTAGCTGTGGTTTTGATGAAGCCAATCATGCACATCATGATCATCCACAATTGAATGAAGAAAGTTCAGAAACTTCCCGAGCATTCAATGTTAATGTGGCAGGTTCTTCTATGATGGTAGGTGGATATAGAGTTTATCCAATGCCAATTGAAAGTCCGGGTCACGGAGCCAGAAGCTTAATTAATAACCCAGATAATGCACTTGCTTCACCATATGGTTGGCATGATACCAATGGAGCCGTAGGTCCGGAGTTCACCATTACTCGAGGTAATAATACCCATGCTTATGAAGATGGAAACAACCCTGGATTTAGCCCAGATGGATTGGCAGCTTTGGTTTTTGATTTTCCAATAAATACAACATATATGGTTGGAGTTGATGAGTCTGAACCAGCTATTATTACCAATTTATTTTATTGGACAAATATTATACATGATGTAACCTACCAATATGGTTTTACTGAAGCAGCCGGTAATTTTCAAGTTAATAATTACGGAAGAGGCGGTCTAGGAAATGATGATTGCAGAGCTGAAGCACAAGATGGTTCAGGTACCTGTAATGCTAATTTTGGAACACCTCCGGATGGAAGTAGACCAACCATGCAAATGTATATCTGTGGTACGAGAGATGGTGATATTGATAATGGGGTTATACTTCATGAATATGGCCACGGAATATCTAATCGTTTAACGGGCGGCCCATCTAATGTCAATTGTTTGAATAACGCTGAACAAATGGGAGAAGGTTGGAGTGACTGGTATGCCATTGTAATGACTATTGAACCAGGTGATATGGGACCAGATAGAAGACCTATTGGTACCTGGTTATTTGGACAGCCACCAACGGGTGCTGGAATTAGAGCATTCCCTTACTCTACAAGTTTAGCTATAGATCCTAGAACTTATAATACCATTAAGACATCTGCCATCCCTCATGGTGTTGGATCGGTATGGTGTGCCATGTTATGGGAAGTTACCTGGGAACTGATCAATACATATGGCTATGATGCCAATTTTTATACTGGAAATGGAGGTAATAATAGAGCGCTTCGATTAATTACAGAAGCTATGAAATTACAACCTTGTTCACCAGGTTTTGTAGACGGAAGGGATGCTATATTATTAGCAGACAGAAATATATATAATGGAGCGAATCAATGCGCTATTTGGAGGGCATTTGCTAAACGTGGATTAGGATTAAGTGCTACTCAAGGTAGTACTAATAGCGTAACTGACGGTACTGAAGCATTTGATGTTCCGGTGGCTTGTCAGGCGGCCCCACCAACGATGGTTTGTTTTGATTATACAGGAGGAATGCAGACTTGGGTGGTACCTGCTGGTATTACTTCTATTACTATAGATGCTTATGGTGCTGCTGGAGCAACTGCTCTAAATAGTGTAAACGTGTGCGGTGGAAGTCCAGATAGAGGTGGATTGGGAGGTTATGCTAAAGGAACTTTAACGGTAACCCCTGGAGAGACATTGAATATTTTTGTCGGAGGAGCAGGACAAAATAGTGGTGCTGGTGCTTTTAATGGTGGTGGAGCTCCATGTGCTGATCCCAACACCTGCTCAGGTGGAGGAGGCGCTTCAGACGTTAGACAAGGCGGAAGTGCTTTAGCAAATAGAAGGATAGTTGCAGGAGGAGGAGGAGGTGCTGAATTCTCTTGTGGCGGACAAGGTGGTGGAGCTGGGGGTGGTTTAACCGGAGCTGATGCTTTAGGCGGGGATTGTAATCCTTCAGGAAGCGATGGAAAAGGTGGAACACAAGCTGCTGGTGGGAATGGAGGTGTTTTTGGTAATTGTGGATTCCCGGCATTATCTGGTGGAAATGGATCTTTAGGCTTAGGAGGAAACGCACCGCAAGGAGCCGGTACACAACATGCTGCTGGTGGCGGTGGTGGTTATTATGGTGGCGGTGGAGGTGCCACAGATGGTTCAGCTGGTGGAGGTTCTTCCTATATAGGTGGTGTTACATCTGGAAGTACAACTCCAGGACTAAGAACTGGTAATGGAAATATTTGTATTTCGTTTGCAGCCGCACCTTTAACTATAACTTGCCCGGCTCCGGTAACAGTAGGTTGTGCAACAAGTGTACCAGCACCAGATATTAACGCACCAACTAAATCTGGAGGTTGCCCTCCATTAGTTGTTACTCACAGAGGTGATGTAATCACAAATCAAACTTGTGCTAACCGATATACAGTTACCAGAACTTATAGAGTTACTGATGCTTGTCAAGCTACTGCAGAATGTACTCAAATTATTACTGTAAATGATATAACTCATCCTTCCATAATATGCCCAGCCGCAGCTTCTGTGGCTTGCGCTTCTTTAGTTCCGGCACCAGATGTTAATTTGGTTATTGCTGCAGATTTATGCGGTAATGTTGGTATTATTAAAGAATTCGTTAGTGATGTGATTACAAACCAAACATGCGCTAATCGATATACCATCACTAGAACCTATAGAGCAACAGATGTTTGCGGTAATTCTGGTACTTGTGCTCAAACAATAACTGTGAATGATCAAATAGCCCCAGTTATCGCATGTAAAAATATAACCGTCAGTATTCCACTCGGTGGCACATTAATATTGGCTCCAACAGATATGATCGTCAGTGCTAGTGATAATTGTGGTGGGGCAGCTGGAGTTACACTTAGTGCAAGCCAAACTTCGTTTACCTGTGCAGATTTAGGTGTTAAATCCATTACAGTTAGAGCTACAGATGCATGTGGATTAATGTCTACATGTATTGCTTTGGTTACCGTTCAAGACAACATATTACCAGTTATCAATTGTTCTAAGGATTATACGGTACATTTGGATCCAGGAGAATGTAGTAGAATCATAAACTTCGCATTACCTGACGCAACAGATAATTGTACACCTCCACCTACAGTAGTTCAAACAGGAGGATTGGTGAGTGGAAGTGATTTTCCAAGAGGGGTATCATGTCTGACCTTTAGAGCTACAGATGCCGGAGGAAATTCGGTAACTTGTCAATATTGTATCACGGTCTTAGAATACGCCAACCCAATTCGAGAATTAGTATGTAATGACGAAGTACAGATTTCATTGGACCAAAACTGTGAAGCTACCATTGGTGCTGATATGGTTTTGGAAGGAGGTCCATACGGCTGTTATGATGATTATATAGTTCAAGTAAGATACTGGACAACTACTGGAAACGGTGGATTAATCGATCGTAATCTGACAAAGCCGGGAATTCAAATCAATGGAAACGAAATAGGAAGGGAATTAAAAATAACGATAATAGATCCTGAGACAGGCAATAGCTGTTGGGGTCATGCTACAGTGGAAGATAAATTAGCGCCATTGTTGACTTGTCCAAGAGATACGTGCTTGCCATGTTCATCAGCAACCACACCATCAATAACAGGAGTGCCAACAGTGATCGAGAATTGTGGAGGAGCTAGTGTGAGTTATAGAGATAATGAAACCCAAGGAGGCTGTGCTGCAGGTTATGAATTGATTATTGTTAGAACCTGGACAGCAGAGGATGCATCAGGGAATAAATCGACCTGTGTTCAAAAAATCACAGTAAGCCTAGGAACCTTAGCAACGGTATCGGTACCAAGAAATTATGATAATATCGAAGAACCGGCATTGAATTGTAACGAAAAAATCGATCCGAATAAGAATGTTGGTCCACATATGTCAGACTTCCCTGAATGTGTAGACGGATATTTATTAGACTCAGCCTACTGGCGCGCTAATCCAAATCAACCGAACATCTATCCAAACAGAAGAATCCCAAGAGTATTGGGCTGGAACTGTATAGATAACCCAAATAGTCCAAATTACGGACATCCAAGTCCTGATGTGGTGTATTATCCTGCACACAGACAGTGGTCACAAACCAATCCATTGTGTTGGGGTCCTGATACAAGAGTGATGTGGCATGGAACAGGTCGCCCAAGTGGATCGAACTGTGCAAACTTAGCTATAACCTTCCAGGATATCATATTTGATTTAGCAACACCAAACTGTAATGCAGGCCCAATAGGTTGCTATAAAGTATTGCGTCAATGGACGGTATTGGATTGGTGTACTTCACAAGTAGGCGGACACAACCAAATCATCAAGGTAATGGATCAAGAAGGTCCACAGGTATTGTATCCGGATAGCACCCGTGTGAATATGGAAACATGGACATGTACGGGAAGATGGGAAGTACCAAAACCATGGTTATTAGATAATTGCTCAGAAGAATTACACTATAGCGTTGAGGTAGAAAATGGAACGGTATTGGGCGATGAAATAGCAGGATTTGTAGTGATAGATTTACCGGAAGGCATACAATATGGTTACATTATCGCAGTGGATTGCTGTGGAAATATAACGAAGAAACGCGTTGTATTAAACGTATTGGACAGAACACCACCACAAGCAGTATGTAGAACCAGAACTGTGGTGAGTCTTAATGGAAATCAAGAACCGGGTACCAACTACGCCAGATTATATGCAAAAGATCTTAATGAGGGGTCATTCGACAACTGCCAACCACATGTGTGGTTTAAGACGATCAGAATGGCTGAATTGTTGGGAACCAACAGTGGAAGTAATTCAAATAATACGGTAGCATGCGCAGGTTTAAATGGCGATGATAACTTAGTATTAGCTGGAAACCAAGTATACTTTGATGATTATACCCAATTCTGTTGTGCAGATGTAGGACAGAAAATCATGGTTGTATTGCGTGTATTTGATGTAGATCCAGGAGCAGGTCCACTGACACCGGTATCGATGACGAATCCAAATAGTGTATTGTTTGGAAGGTTCAGTGATTGTATGGTTGAAGTAGAAGTACAGGATAAGAGTGTACCAACAGTAGTAGCACCACCAAATATGGTTGTAAGCTGTTGGTATTGGTTTGATATCAACAAAGCAACAGATCCAAATGATCCAACCTTTGGTCGAGTAGTAACCAGCTTATCGAATAGAGCAAAAGTGAAAACATCAGATATCGTATGTCATAAGTTCTGCGAAAGAAATCAATATACAGGATATCCAGGCTATGTACAAACAAATCAATTGCCAATACCGGCACCGAATTTGGCGTGCAACTATTACAACCAATTGTTCGATACCGCACATTGGGATCGTAAGTATGAGTTAGTGTGGGGATTTGATGGTTATGCTATCAATGCCTGTGGAACCTCAGCAACGATTGTAGTTAATGACTTAAGAGAGTGCGGTCAAGGACAAATCCAACGTATCATTACAGCAACAGGACCGAACAATAGCCGTGTGAATGCCATCCAAACCATTTGGGTGGTGGATTGCGATCCATTCTTTATAGATCCATTGAATTGTAATGATCCAAGATATTCCGATATCCAATGGCCAAATGGTGTATGTAACCAAAATCCAATCGTAATCGATGGTTGCGGTGCAGACATCAGCCCAGAGAATCCACAATTGGGTAAACCAGTAGTGGTGAATAATGCAGATGACAATTGTGCATTAATCTCGATTGAAAAATTTGATGAGATCTTCACAATAGAACCAGATGCATGCTTCAAAGTATTACGTAAATGGGTAGTGATTGACTGGTGTCAATATGATCCGTTTATTGATCCAAACTTCGGAAGATGGGAAGCATTACAAGTGATTAAAGTAAGAGATCAAGATAAACCAGTAGTAACATGCAGTGTAGGACCATGCGAACCAGCAGTATTAGATCCAACATTAAAAGTGTGCGTAGGTCATATCAGCTTAACAGCAACAGCAACTGATAATTGTACACCAGTTGATTGGTTGTTCTGGGAATATAAGATCGATGCATACAATGATGGAAAAGGAATCCATGGAGGTTGGGACTACAGAGTAGGAACGTTGACCCAACGTCAATACAATGCAGGAGATACAGTAGAGTACAGCCATAATCCATTTGCAGATGACAGACACAATCCATTCAATGCAAGTGGTACTTATCCAATAGGAATACATAAGATTCGATGGAATGTAGAGGATGGTTGCGGAAATACGGGAGTATGCGAGACATTATTTGAAATCAAAGATTGTAAAGCACCAACACCATATTGCTTAACAGGGGTGATCACTGTCCCTATGCCATCATCAGGATGTGTGGATATATGGGCTAAAGATTTAGATCATGGAAGTTACGATAACTGTACACCAAAAGATAAATTGAAGATCTATTTTGATGGTGATGCGAACAAACCAAGTTTGACCATCTGTTGCGATGATTTTGTGAATGCTAAGGTGAATGATGAGTTAATCATCAATGTGGAAATGTGGGTGGAAGATGAAGAAGGCAATAAGGATTATTGTAAGACCATAATTGTGGTGCAAGACAATGATAGTATATGCTTGAACGTAGGATCGTTTGCTAAGATTACCGGAAATATAATGACCGAAGGAAATGAAGAAGCGAGACCGGTCAATGTACAATTAGACCGCAATGCAAGGATGATGCGTGAGATGACCGGAAGTCCATATTCATTCGGTAATTTAGTGGTAAATGACGAGTACACAATTAAACCAACACGGAATGATGATCATTTGAATGGAGTAAGTACAGCGGATATCGTTAAGATCCAAAAACACATCTTGGGTCAGACCGTTATAACGAGCCCATACAAATTGATAGCAGCGGACGTAAATGCGAGCGGAAGTATAACAGCATCAGATATATCTGAAATCAGAAAGTTAATCTTAGGCGTAAGCCCATCATTTGCAAAAGTGCAATCATGGACATTTGTACCAAGTAGTTATACATTCTTTGATCCAACAAAACCATGGACAGCACCGCGTTCATCCATAGTTATACCAACATCACCAATAGAGTACAAAGAGAACTTCATGGCAATCAAGATGGGAGATGTGAATGGCAATGCGAAGGCGGGCTTAGTAGGAACGGCAATCCGTACGACAGGAACCTTGAATTTTGTAATCGAAGAAGGAAGTGTTGTTGAAGGTCAGACGTACAGAATGAATGTTAAATCAAGTGACTTTGCAAACATCGCAGGCTACCAATTTACGATGAAGTATGACAACGAAAGTTTGGTATACGAAGGAGTAGAACGAGGTAGCTTAAACATCAATGAAAGCAATATTGGAACCATCAGAAGTGGAGTAATCACAACAAGCTGGAACTCAAACGTGGGAGAAAGCTATAAATCAAATGAAGTATTGTACAGCATCGTGTTTAAAGCAACAAGAAGTGGCAATATCAGTAAGATGATCAGCATCACGAGCGATGTAACAAGAGCAGAAGCATATGACAACCTGGATCAAGTTAAAGAGGTTAAATTAGGCGTACGCACAGATAAAGGAATTGTAGAAACAGGAGTGTTCGAATTGTATCAAAACGAGCCAAATCCGTTCAGCAAAGAATGCGTAATCAGCTACCGCTTACCGGAAGCATCATCAGTTAAATTAACGGTGTATGATGTAACAGGAAAAGTAGTAAGAGTATACGAATTGGCAGGACAAAAAGGCTTGAATACATATAAGATTACGAAGAGTGAATTAAACACTTCTGGTGTCTTGTATTACCAATTAGATGCTGCAGATCATACAGCTACCAAGCGGATGGTCGTAATAGATTAA